A window of Haloarcula sp. H-GB4 contains these coding sequences:
- the glyS gene encoding glycine--tRNA ligase, giving the protein MSEGERLTELAKRRGFYFPSSSAYGGAAGFWTYGPQGAALKSNIEDAWRDRYVVKEGHQEISAPDVMPEPVFEASGHLDGFDDMIVECGECGATHRADHLVEDNTDIEEAESLPNEEVMDLIADHGIECPSCYTSLADQPVDNFNLMFETNIGPGSSSPGYLRPETAQGIFVEFPQLSEYARNQLPFGVAQIGKAYRNEISPRKSLVRVREFTQAELEHFIDPEEDEPPLDEVAGVTLPLYSATEQQAEDGGQRELTVREAVDEGVVESEWVAYYLGVSKEWYERIGVDMDRFRYRQHLAGERAHYASDCWDAESEVDGDWIEITGFAYRGDYDLSKHAKHSGEDYTVFKQYDEPITAERATVDPDMSYLGPEFGGSAGAVADALEALAERNPDAFDGDEVTVEVDGESHTVPVDKTNFSVDEVTENGEHIRPHVVEPSFGVSRIIYTVLAHSYETDEVDGEERAYLDLPPEQAPTTVGVFPLMDKDGMADLATDIAEDLRTAGLSVTYDDSGAIGRRYRRQDEVGTPYCVTVDYESLEDNEVTVRERDTTEQKRLPIDGLADRLERLASGELTFDDL; this is encoded by the coding sequence ATGAGCGAAGGCGAACGACTTACCGAGCTGGCCAAGCGTCGCGGCTTCTACTTCCCCTCTTCGAGCGCCTACGGCGGGGCGGCGGGCTTCTGGACCTACGGGCCACAGGGCGCTGCGCTGAAATCAAACATCGAGGACGCCTGGCGGGACCGCTACGTCGTCAAGGAAGGCCACCAAGAGATCTCCGCGCCCGACGTGATGCCCGAACCCGTCTTCGAAGCGTCTGGGCATCTCGACGGCTTCGACGACATGATCGTCGAGTGCGGCGAGTGTGGCGCGACCCACCGCGCGGACCACCTCGTCGAGGACAACACGGACATCGAGGAGGCCGAGTCACTTCCCAACGAGGAGGTAATGGACCTCATCGCCGACCACGGCATCGAATGTCCCTCCTGTTACACGTCCCTAGCCGACCAGCCGGTCGACAACTTCAACCTGATGTTCGAGACCAACATCGGCCCAGGGTCATCGTCACCGGGCTATCTCCGCCCGGAGACCGCACAGGGCATCTTCGTCGAGTTCCCACAGCTCTCCGAGTACGCCCGGAATCAGCTCCCCTTCGGCGTCGCCCAGATCGGGAAGGCCTACCGGAACGAGATCTCACCCCGGAAATCGCTCGTCCGCGTCCGGGAGTTCACCCAGGCCGAACTCGAACACTTCATCGACCCCGAGGAAGACGAACCGCCGCTTGACGAAGTGGCTGGCGTGACACTGCCGCTGTACTCCGCCACCGAACAACAGGCAGAGGACGGCGGTCAGCGCGAACTCACCGTTCGCGAGGCCGTCGACGAGGGCGTCGTCGAAAGTGAGTGGGTCGCCTACTACCTGGGCGTCTCCAAGGAGTGGTACGAGCGCATCGGCGTCGACATGGACCGCTTCCGCTACCGCCAGCACCTCGCGGGCGAGCGCGCTCACTACGCCTCTGACTGCTGGGACGCAGAGAGCGAGGTCGACGGCGACTGGATCGAGATCACCGGGTTCGCCTACCGGGGCGACTACGACCTCTCGAAACACGCCAAGCACTCCGGCGAGGACTACACCGTCTTCAAGCAGTACGACGAACCGATCACCGCCGAACGGGCGACCGTCGACCCCGACATGAGCTACCTCGGGCCGGAGTTCGGCGGGTCGGCCGGCGCGGTCGCCGACGCGCTCGAAGCGCTAGCCGAGCGGAATCCGGACGCCTTCGACGGCGACGAGGTCACCGTCGAGGTCGACGGTGAGTCCCACACTGTTCCTGTCGACAAGACGAACTTCAGCGTCGACGAGGTCACCGAGAACGGCGAGCACATCCGCCCGCACGTCGTCGAACCCTCTTTCGGCGTGAGCCGCATCATCTACACCGTCCTCGCACATTCCTACGAGACCGACGAGGTCGACGGCGAGGAGCGGGCATACCTCGACCTCCCGCCGGAGCAGGCACCGACGACGGTCGGCGTCTTCCCGCTGATGGACAAGGACGGGATGGCCGACCTCGCCACCGACATCGCCGAGGACCTCCGAACCGCCGGCCTCTCGGTCACCTACGACGATTCCGGTGCCATCGGACGGCGCTACCGCCGACAGGACGAGGTCGGCACGCCCTACTGCGTCACTGTGGACTACGAGAGCTTAGAGGACAACGAGGTCACGGTGCGCGAACGAGACACGACCGAGCAGAAGCGCCTCCCCATCGACGGGCTCGCCGACCGGCTCGAACGGCTGGCAAGCGGCGAGCTAACCTTCGACGACCTGTAG
- a CDS encoding dolichol kinase, with translation MADEVARRLVHVTGATVPLAHLLRPDLITWRVVQAFLAVALAVVLILEAVRLTTGLDWVVYDRLTREYEQDNPAGYALYIVGIAIVAFAVELPSMSVTVAVPAMLMLAIGDPISGLLGSSDASNIKQAWVLLVMFGVCTLLAAPFVPPAAAVLGGVAATFADGVKPRIAGYVVDDNFSIPVFGALAMWVGVQYLPGIGL, from the coding sequence ATGGCCGACGAGGTAGCCCGGCGTCTCGTCCACGTCACCGGCGCGACGGTGCCGCTGGCGCATCTGCTCCGCCCGGACCTGATCACGTGGCGCGTGGTACAGGCGTTCTTAGCCGTCGCGCTGGCCGTCGTCCTGATTCTCGAAGCCGTACGGCTGACGACCGGACTGGACTGGGTGGTGTACGACCGGCTCACCCGCGAGTACGAGCAGGACAACCCCGCCGGCTACGCGCTGTACATCGTCGGGATAGCCATCGTCGCTTTCGCCGTCGAACTCCCGAGTATGAGCGTAACGGTCGCCGTCCCAGCGATGTTGATGCTTGCCATCGGCGACCCCATCAGCGGCCTGCTGGGCTCCAGCGACGCCAGCAACATTAAACAGGCCTGGGTCCTGCTGGTGATGTTCGGCGTCTGTACGCTGCTCGCCGCACCGTTCGTGCCTCCTGCCGCCGCCGTCCTCGGCGGCGTCGCGGCGACGTTCGCCGACGGCGTCAAGCCACGAATCGCTGGCTACGTCGTCGACGACAACTTCTCGATTCCAGTGTTTGGCGCACTGGCGATGTGGGTCGGCGTCCAGTACCTGCCCGGGATCGGACTCTGA
- a CDS encoding DEAD/DEAH box helicase, whose amino-acid sequence MATTDAGGEHVERPLVTPEFLENRRYQTELAETASADHTLVCLPTGLGKTTVSLLVTAERLDAVGGKSLMLAPTKPLVQQHAEFYREALELDDEDVVVFTGEVRPDDRAALWDDARIVIATPQVVENDLVGNRISLADVTHCTFDECHRATGDYAYNYIADRYHADAENPLVTGMSASPGDDEEAILEVCENLGLSDVAVMTENDADVAEYTHDTSVDWNRIELPEVVVEIRDAINEVIKDRLSQLKELGVTNKSSADISEREIQQIQGQLRDLMNNDQSEGYQGMSLLAEIRKLRTAVTYVETQSVESLRRYFERLKEAARSSGASKADQRLVSEPKVREAMRKAESYNDLHPKFRQTRMLLAETLGIENGERVIVFTESRDTAETLVDFLSDHFTTQKFVGQSDTDGSEGMTQTQQQETLDRFRNGEFEVLVSTSVAEEGLDVPEVDLVLFYEPVPTAIRAIQRKGRTGRQAEGRVVVLLAEDTRDEAYFWKARNDQKRMKRELNELKSVAGELEARLDQTGLDEYEDAEGTASSGTDEAETATRQSDSTGNGRGSTANKSADGSDSGDGQAGLDAFAAESSAPDDEEAGSGEQDEATDDEGTVASAGRDSEDDPVEIVADQRELDSNIARDLSTRDGIETRLETLAVGDYVLSDRVVIERKTVADFMDTLTGGDRSMFEQVGDATRNYGRPVVIIEGEDLFGARNVHHKAIQGALASLAVDFGASVLRTSDEDETADLLEVIAGREQEVADREVSVHGEKQSKTLPEQQEYVVASIAEVGPVTARTLLEAFGSVEAVMTADKDDLLDVSGIGDVTADRIREVIASDYEP is encoded by the coding sequence ATGGCGACCACCGACGCCGGTGGCGAGCACGTCGAGCGCCCGCTGGTGACGCCGGAGTTCCTAGAGAACCGCCGCTACCAGACTGAACTGGCGGAGACGGCGAGCGCCGACCACACGCTCGTCTGTCTGCCGACCGGACTGGGCAAGACGACTGTCTCGCTGCTGGTGACCGCCGAGCGACTCGACGCCGTCGGCGGGAAGTCACTCATGCTGGCCCCGACGAAGCCGCTGGTCCAGCAACACGCCGAGTTCTACCGCGAGGCGCTCGAACTGGACGACGAGGATGTCGTCGTGTTCACCGGCGAGGTCCGACCCGACGACCGGGCAGCGCTCTGGGACGACGCCCGCATCGTCATCGCGACGCCGCAGGTCGTTGAGAACGACCTCGTCGGTAACCGCATCTCCCTTGCTGACGTAACTCACTGTACCTTCGACGAGTGCCACCGAGCGACTGGCGACTACGCCTACAACTACATCGCCGACCGCTACCACGCCGACGCCGAGAACCCGCTGGTAACGGGGATGAGCGCTTCCCCCGGGGACGATGAAGAAGCCATCCTCGAAGTGTGTGAGAACCTCGGTCTGTCCGACGTTGCCGTGATGACCGAAAACGACGCCGACGTGGCCGAGTACACCCATGACACCAGCGTCGACTGGAACCGCATCGAACTCCCCGAGGTTGTCGTGGAAATCCGCGACGCCATCAACGAGGTCATCAAAGACCGCCTGTCACAGTTGAAGGAACTCGGCGTCACGAACAAGTCCTCGGCGGACATCTCCGAGCGCGAGATACAACAGATTCAGGGTCAACTCCGGGACCTGATGAACAACGACCAGAGCGAGGGGTATCAGGGGATGAGCCTCCTCGCCGAGATCCGCAAGCTCCGGACCGCCGTCACCTACGTCGAGACCCAGAGCGTCGAGTCCCTGCGGCGGTACTTCGAGCGCCTGAAGGAGGCTGCTCGCTCCTCCGGGGCATCGAAGGCCGATCAGCGCCTTGTAAGCGAGCCGAAAGTCCGCGAAGCGATGCGGAAAGCCGAGTCCTACAACGACCTGCACCCGAAGTTCCGCCAGACCCGGATGTTGCTCGCGGAGACGCTCGGTATCGAGAACGGCGAGCGCGTTATCGTTTTCACCGAGTCCCGCGATACGGCTGAGACGCTCGTTGACTTCCTCTCGGACCACTTCACGACACAGAAGTTCGTCGGCCAGAGCGACACCGACGGCAGCGAGGGGATGACACAGACCCAGCAACAGGAGACGCTTGACCGGTTCCGCAACGGCGAGTTCGAGGTGCTCGTCTCGACATCCGTCGCCGAGGAGGGGCTGGACGTGCCAGAGGTTGACCTCGTACTGTTCTACGAACCAGTCCCGACCGCGATTCGGGCCATCCAGCGGAAGGGGCGGACCGGACGCCAGGCCGAGGGCCGCGTCGTCGTCCTGCTGGCCGAGGACACCCGCGACGAGGCGTACTTCTGGAAGGCCCGCAACGACCAGAAGCGGATGAAACGCGAGCTGAACGAACTCAAAAGCGTCGCCGGCGAACTGGAGGCCCGCCTCGACCAGACCGGTCTCGACGAGTACGAGGACGCCGAGGGGACCGCTTCGAGTGGAACCGACGAAGCGGAAACCGCCACACGGCAGTCGGACTCCACTGGAAACGGGAGGGGTAGCACAGCTAACAAGTCTGCCGATGGGAGCGACAGCGGGGACGGCCAAGCCGGGCTGGACGCCTTCGCGGCGGAGTCGTCTGCGCCGGACGACGAGGAGGCTGGTAGCGGAGAGCAGGACGAGGCGACCGACGACGAGGGAACGGTCGCCAGCGCCGGCCGCGACAGTGAGGACGACCCCGTCGAAATCGTCGCCGACCAGCGGGAACTCGACTCGAACATCGCCCGGGACCTCTCGACACGGGACGGAATCGAGACCCGACTCGAAACGCTGGCCGTCGGCGACTATGTCCTCTCGGACCGGGTGGTCATCGAGCGAAAGACCGTCGCTGACTTCATGGACACGCTGACTGGCGGGGACCGGTCGATGTTCGAACAGGTCGGGGACGCCACACGCAACTACGGTCGGCCCGTCGTCATCATCGAAGGTGAGGACCTCTTCGGCGCGCGAAACGTCCATCACAAGGCGATTCAGGGGGCGCTCGCATCGCTGGCGGTCGATTTCGGCGCGAGCGTTCTCCGGACCAGCGACGAAGACGAGACCGCCGATCTGCTGGAAGTCATCGCCGGACGGGAACAGGAGGTAGCCGACCGCGAGGTGAGCGTCCACGGCGAAAAACAGTCCAAGACGCTCCCCGAGCAACAGGAGTACGTCGTCGCTTCAATCGCCGAAGTCGGGCCGGTGACCGCGCGCACGCTACTGGAAGCCTTCGGGAGCGTCGAAGCGGTGATGACCGCCGACAAAGACGACCTGCTGGACGTGTCCGGTATCGGCGATGTAACAGCCGACCGGATTCGGGAAGTCATCGCCAGCGACTACGAACCCTAG
- a CDS encoding Sjogren's syndrome/scleroderma autoantigen 1 family protein, translating into MSDFDKEAEREKLREKFEKEEDNRAATEQMSELLLKGATMTNAHCSECGDPIFRYDGQEFCPTCQKPVARDTQANGADPSDADEQEGQVDDGDQIEVADPSGEAHVQFGDADEEAAESVADATDEPAQQETAHTQADAASHSPSEPASSTSDSAAPPEAGGNQPTQQSSHSEPAPQTARTGVSSEPSSRTANDQPRGTSSQNPPVSARQTQSTDSHTDDIAANMDAASALLAETAHRFAERAAATENPREAREHLQAAREAAEALDAARF; encoded by the coding sequence ATGAGCGACTTCGACAAGGAAGCCGAACGTGAGAAACTCCGCGAGAAGTTCGAAAAAGAGGAGGACAACCGGGCGGCGACCGAGCAAATGAGCGAACTCCTGTTGAAGGGTGCGACGATGACGAACGCCCACTGCAGCGAGTGTGGCGACCCCATCTTCCGCTATGACGGCCAGGAGTTCTGCCCCACCTGCCAGAAGCCGGTCGCTCGTGACACGCAGGCTAACGGGGCGGACCCGTCGGATGCTGACGAACAGGAGGGTCAGGTCGACGACGGTGACCAGATTGAGGTTGCCGACCCCAGCGGCGAGGCCCATGTCCAGTTTGGCGATGCTGACGAGGAAGCGGCCGAGAGTGTGGCGGACGCGACGGACGAACCCGCCCAGCAGGAGACTGCACACACCCAGGCCGATGCCGCTTCACACTCTCCCTCCGAACCAGCATCGTCGACGTCCGACTCGGCCGCTCCACCCGAAGCGGGGGGTAACCAGCCGACCCAGCAGTCCAGCCACTCGGAGCCAGCGCCACAGACTGCTCGAACAGGTGTTTCGTCGGAGCCTAGCAGCCGAACTGCTAACGACCAGCCGCGTGGGACATCGTCACAGAACCCCCCTGTTTCCGCTCGACAGACCCAGTCGACCGATAGTCACACAGACGATATCGCGGCGAACATGGATGCGGCGTCGGCGCTACTAGCCGAGACTGCTCACCGTTTCGCCGAGCGCGCTGCGGCGACCGAGAACCCACGTGAGGCTCGCGAACATCTGCAGGCGGCCCGAGAAGCAGCGGAAGCGCTCGATGCAGCGCGGTTCTAG
- the mdh gene encoding malate dehydrogenase, with product MTKVSVVGAAGTVGAAAGYNIALRDIADEVVFVDIPDKEDDTVGQAADTNHGIAYDSNTRVRQGGYEDTAGSDVVVITAGIPRQPGQTRIDLAGDNAPIMEDIQSSLDEHNDDYISLTTSNPVDLLNRHLYEAGDRSREQVIGFGGRLDSARFRYVLSEEFDAPVQNVEGTILGEHGDAQVPVFSKVRVDGTDPEFSGDEKEQLLGDLQESAMDVIERKGATEWGPARGVAHMVEAILHDTGEVLPASVKLEGEFGHEDTAFGVPVRLGSNGVEEIVEWDLDDYEQDLMADAAEKLSDQYDKIS from the coding sequence ATGACAAAGGTAAGCGTAGTCGGCGCAGCCGGAACGGTCGGCGCAGCCGCAGGGTACAACATCGCGCTCCGTGACATCGCTGACGAGGTCGTCTTCGTTGACATCCCGGACAAGGAAGACGACACGGTCGGGCAGGCCGCCGACACGAACCACGGCATCGCCTACGATTCCAACACGCGCGTCCGACAGGGCGGCTACGAGGACACCGCCGGCTCAGACGTGGTGGTCATCACGGCTGGGATTCCTCGCCAGCCCGGTCAGACCCGGATCGACCTCGCGGGCGACAACGCGCCCATCATGGAGGACATCCAGTCCTCGCTGGACGAGCACAACGACGATTACATCTCGCTGACCACCTCGAACCCCGTCGATCTGCTCAACCGCCACCTCTACGAGGCCGGCGACCGCTCGCGCGAGCAGGTCATCGGCTTCGGCGGCCGGCTAGACTCCGCGCGGTTCCGCTACGTCCTGAGCGAGGAGTTCGACGCGCCGGTCCAGAACGTCGAAGGAACGATCCTCGGTGAACACGGCGATGCACAGGTTCCCGTGTTCTCAAAGGTCCGCGTCGACGGCACCGACCCCGAGTTCAGCGGCGACGAGAAAGAGCAGCTGCTCGGCGACCTGCAGGAATCGGCGATGGACGTCATCGAGCGCAAGGGCGCGACCGAGTGGGGGCCGGCACGCGGCGTCGCACACATGGTCGAAGCCATCCTCCACGATACCGGTGAAGTGCTGCCGGCCTCGGTCAAGCTAGAGGGTGAGTTCGGGCACGAGGACACTGCCTTCGGTGTCCCAGTCCGTCTCGGGAGCAACGGTGTCGAAGAGATCGTCGAGTGGGACCTCGACGACTACGAGCAGGACCTGATGGCCGACGCTGCCGAGAAGCTCTCCGACCAGTACGACAAAATCTCATAA
- a CDS encoding Zn-ribbon containing protein, which produces MPHQCTDCGRGFDDGSKEMLSGCPNCGGNKFQYQPEGADISETPDAEPPEPPGPDSTVARTVGKTAASVRDFVSGSTTEGDRPAEQSHRDADRSADPQPSDPSHTSGSPSTEPDPTSSTEDSAQASARGDIVEPDELPSDAPSASESEHQFRPVGADPDPPTEPDREDRPDLEELRAELNDQFESIKVLEPGQYELNLMELYDREEYIIALQEDGHYSIQVPETIRSE; this is translated from the coding sequence ATGCCCCACCAGTGTACGGACTGTGGCCGTGGCTTCGACGACGGGTCGAAGGAGATGCTCTCGGGCTGTCCCAACTGCGGCGGGAACAAGTTCCAGTATCAGCCAGAGGGAGCAGATATCTCCGAGACGCCGGATGCGGAGCCACCGGAACCACCGGGACCCGACAGCACTGTCGCCCGTACTGTCGGCAAGACCGCCGCCTCGGTGCGTGACTTCGTCAGTGGCTCCACTACGGAGGGGGACCGTCCCGCCGAGCAGTCCCATCGTGACGCCGACCGGTCGGCTGACCCACAGCCGAGTGACCCATCCCACACATCCGGTTCGCCGTCGACCGAACCCGACCCCACATCTTCGACTGAGGATTCAGCCCAGGCCAGTGCTCGTGGCGATATTGTCGAGCCAGACGAACTCCCATCCGACGCGCCGTCCGCGTCCGAATCTGAACATCAGTTCCGCCCTGTCGGTGCTGATCCTGATCCTCCGACGGAACCAGACCGGGAAGACCGCCCCGATCTGGAGGAACTGCGCGCGGAACTCAACGACCAGTTCGAGTCGATCAAGGTGCTGGAACCCGGCCAGTACGAACTGAACTTGATGGAACTGTACGACCGCGAAGAGTACATCATTGCACTGCAGGAAGATGGGCACTACTCCATCCAGGTCCCGGAAACCATCCGCTCCGAGTGA
- a CDS encoding DUF2073 domain-containing protein encodes MAEVKDPDDGVQIDLISGERMAGLASMEKIRMILDGVRDGNIVILEEGLSPDEESRLIEVTMTEISPDEFNGIEIETYPKSEAADASILERLMGKQSTQKLTVIGPANQIETLHKDETLISALVSRK; translated from the coding sequence ATGGCAGAAGTCAAAGACCCAGACGACGGCGTCCAGATCGACCTCATCAGTGGCGAACGTATGGCGGGGCTGGCCTCGATGGAGAAGATCCGAATGATTCTCGACGGGGTTCGTGACGGCAATATTGTCATCCTCGAAGAGGGACTCTCCCCCGACGAGGAGTCCCGCCTGATCGAAGTCACGATGACGGAGATTAGCCCCGACGAGTTCAACGGCATCGAAATCGAGACCTACCCCAAGTCCGAGGCCGCCGACGCCAGCATCCTTGAGCGGCTGATGGGCAAACAGTCGACCCAGAAGCTGACAGTCATCGGGCCGGCGAACCAGATAGAGACGCTCCACAAGGACGAAACGCTAATCAGCGCCCTCGTCTCTCGCAAATAA
- a CDS encoding Era-like GTP-binding protein has product MGLLTNLKDSISRAASTLFSEEDPKRIGIYGPPNAGKTTLANRIARDWTGDAVGPESHVPHETRRARRKENVEIERDGKKVTIDIVDTPGVTTKVDYTEFLEHDMEKDDAVRRSREATEGVAEAMHWLREDVDGVIYVLDSATDPFTQVNTMLIGIIESQDLPVLILANKIDLEESSVQRIRNAYPQHETIPLSALEGDNMDEVYDKIAEYFG; this is encoded by the coding sequence ATGGGATTGTTAACAAACCTCAAAGATAGCATTTCACGTGCGGCATCGACACTGTTCTCCGAAGAGGATCCGAAGCGTATCGGGATTTACGGCCCGCCAAACGCCGGCAAGACGACGTTGGCGAACCGCATTGCACGAGACTGGACCGGCGACGCCGTCGGCCCGGAGAGTCACGTTCCCCACGAGACTCGTCGTGCGCGCCGAAAGGAGAACGTCGAAATCGAACGCGACGGGAAGAAAGTGACAATCGACATTGTCGACACGCCGGGCGTGACGACGAAGGTCGATTACACCGAGTTCCTCGAACACGACATGGAGAAAGACGACGCCGTCCGCCGCTCCCGCGAAGCGACCGAGGGTGTCGCCGAAGCGATGCACTGGCTCCGCGAGGACGTCGACGGCGTCATTTACGTGCTCGACTCCGCAACCGATCCGTTCACGCAGGTCAACACCATGCTCATCGGGATCATCGAGAGTCAGGACCTTCCGGTGTTGATTCTCGCAAACAAGATCGATCTGGAGGAGTCTTCGGTTCAACGCATTCGAAACGCCTACCCACAGCACGAGACGATTCCGCTGTCAGCGCTTGAGGGCGACAACATGGACGAAGTCTACGATAAAATCGCGGAGTACTTCGGGTGA
- a CDS encoding Cdc6/Cdc18 family protein translates to MTDESDNSAPKSDPSTTETSNETDGSDGQLDIETDSGTSTGPSDLDDVILDNLDAGSDNPSDEASRGLFDDLLEGEPIFENKEVLRPSYTPHKLPHREEQINNMATILVTALRGDTPSNILIYGKTGTGKTASAKFVSEELETTSQKYEVPCEVEYINCEVTDTQYRVLAQLANKFIDKNAQLIDDRIAELEELQSQARENTAALEETAFNSVDDVEAEIESLEADKSEFEEVPMTGWPTDRVYSSFFDAVDYHERVVVIMLDEIDKLVEKSGDDTLYNLSRMNSELENSRVSIMGISNDLKFTDFLDPRVKSSLGEEEIVFPPYDANQLRDILQARSDVAFKGDALTEDVIPLCAAFAAQEHGDARRALDLLRTAGELAERDQTDNVLEDHVRQAQEKIELDRVVEVVRTLPTQSKIVLFAIILLEKNGVHNINTGEVFNIYKNLCEEIDADILTQRRVTDLISELDMLGIVNAVVVSKGRYGRTKEISLSVPTEETEAVLLSDSRLGDIDDVQPFVQARFDN, encoded by the coding sequence ATGACTGACGAAAGCGATAACTCGGCCCCGAAATCCGATCCGTCGACGACAGAGACGTCGAACGAGACTGACGGGTCCGACGGGCAACTCGACATCGAAACAGACTCCGGGACATCGACTGGCCCGTCCGATCTTGACGACGTTATCCTCGACAATCTCGATGCGGGGTCCGACAATCCCTCCGACGAGGCGTCCCGTGGCCTGTTCGACGACCTTCTCGAAGGGGAACCCATTTTCGAGAATAAAGAGGTCCTTCGTCCCTCGTACACACCACATAAACTCCCCCACCGCGAGGAGCAGATCAACAATATGGCGACGATTCTCGTTACTGCCTTGCGCGGTGATACGCCGTCGAACATCCTTATTTATGGCAAGACGGGAACGGGGAAAACCGCGTCCGCGAAGTTCGTCAGTGAGGAACTCGAAACGACCTCACAGAAGTATGAGGTCCCCTGTGAGGTCGAGTACATCAACTGCGAGGTGACCGACACCCAGTACCGCGTGCTGGCGCAGCTCGCGAACAAGTTCATCGACAAGAACGCACAGCTCATCGACGACCGCATCGCTGAACTCGAGGAGCTTCAATCACAGGCACGCGAGAACACGGCTGCACTCGAAGAGACGGCGTTTAATTCCGTTGACGATGTCGAAGCCGAAATCGAGTCGCTGGAAGCCGACAAGTCGGAGTTCGAGGAAGTCCCGATGACGGGGTGGCCAACAGATCGTGTCTACAGTTCCTTTTTCGATGCCGTCGACTACCATGAGCGCGTGGTCGTCATCATGCTCGACGAGATCGACAAGCTCGTCGAGAAAAGCGGTGACGATACCCTGTACAACCTCTCTCGGATGAACTCTGAACTGGAGAACTCCCGGGTCTCGATTATGGGCATCTCGAACGACCTGAAGTTCACCGATTTCCTCGACCCTCGGGTCAAGTCAAGTCTCGGCGAGGAGGAGATCGTCTTTCCGCCCTACGACGCGAATCAGCTCCGGGACATCCTCCAGGCACGCTCGGACGTGGCATTCAAAGGCGACGCACTCACCGAGGATGTCATCCCGCTGTGTGCGGCCTTCGCCGCACAAGAACACGGGGACGCCCGGCGCGCGCTCGACCTCCTCCGGACCGCCGGCGAACTTGCTGAACGGGACCAGACGGACAATGTTCTTGAAGACCACGTCCGCCAGGCTCAGGAGAAAATCGAACTCGACCGCGTTGTGGAGGTCGTCCGGACGCTCCCCACGCAGTCGAAGATTGTCCTTTTCGCTATCATCCTCCTGGAAAAGAATGGTGTTCACAACATCAACACCGGTGAGGTGTTCAACATCTACAAGAACCTCTGTGAGGAGATTGACGCCGATATCCTGACACAGCGTCGCGTCACCGACCTCATCTCCGAACTGGATATGCTTGGCATCGTCAACGCTGTCGTCGTCTCGAAGGGCCGCTACGGCCGGACGAAAGAAATCTCGCTGTCAGTTCCAACCGAAGAGACGGAGGCAGTGCTTTTGTCTGATTCGCGACTCGGCGATATCGACGATGTCCAGCCGTTCGTTCAGGCCCGGTTCGACAACTGA
- a CDS encoding S26 family signal peptidase, with protein MMYVVDIVSSAGSVLLVGMLLFAVSGVWPPLVAIESPSMDPHIKEGDLVFVMEEERFSGPGDHGGVVTAANDDSYRTFQQPGDVIVYEPDGNSRQTPIIHRAMLWVEEDENWYSRANGDYIGSADSCDELTSCPADHAGFITKGDNNGRYDQVGSSPISEPVKPGWVVGTAEIRVPLLGQVRLQWNQAGATDIVASGAGPAVTNETGPTVVNETEPAAVNATVSG; from the coding sequence ATGATGTACGTGGTCGATATCGTCAGTAGCGCCGGCTCAGTTCTGCTTGTCGGGATGCTGCTGTTCGCCGTCAGCGGTGTGTGGCCCCCGCTCGTCGCTATCGAAAGCCCGAGCATGGACCCCCATATCAAGGAAGGAGACCTCGTGTTTGTGATGGAAGAAGAGCGGTTCTCCGGCCCGGGTGACCACGGGGGTGTCGTCACCGCCGCAAATGACGACAGCTATCGGACGTTTCAGCAGCCGGGCGATGTTATCGTATACGAACCCGACGGCAACAGTCGGCAAACGCCGATCATCCACCGAGCGATGTTGTGGGTCGAGGAAGATGAGAACTGGTACAGCCGGGCGAACGGGGACTACATCGGCAGTGCGGACAGCTGTGACGAGCTCACCTCCTGTCCGGCCGACCACGCCGGCTTCATCACCAAGGGCGACAACAACGGTCGGTACGACCAGGTCGGCTCCAGCCCCATCAGCGAACCAGTCAAGCCCGGGTGGGTCGTCGGAACTGCGGAGATACGGGTCCCACTACTTGGGCAGGTCCGACTCCAGTGGAACCAAGCCGGTGCGACTGATATAGTAGCGAGCGGGGCAGGACCAGCGGTGACGAACGAAACAGGACCAACAGTGGTGAACGAAACAGAACCGGCAGCCGTGAACGCGACTGTGTCCGGGTAG